In the genome of Leptospira tipperaryensis, one region contains:
- the cobU gene encoding bifunctional adenosylcobinamide kinase/adenosylcobinamide-phosphate guanylyltransferase — MAGITLITGGCRSGKSRFALTHAASFTGNKYFLATSPVLDEEMEERILKHKKERNESEWETLEEETDLSGCFQNSAFLSSSVVVIDCLSLWVNNLLYQAEKEKRMISELEIENRCKQLLLSIRTSSVGKVIFVTNEVGLGLVPETKLGRIYRDLLGICNQTIASDSETVFFLVSGIPLLIREKSTNKGIC; from the coding sequence ATGGCCGGGATAACCTTGATTACCGGCGGATGTAGAAGCGGCAAAAGTCGTTTCGCGCTTACGCACGCCGCCTCGTTTACCGGAAACAAATATTTTCTAGCCACTTCACCAGTGTTAGACGAAGAGATGGAAGAAAGAATTCTCAAACACAAAAAGGAAAGAAACGAAAGTGAATGGGAAACTTTAGAAGAAGAAACCGATCTCTCCGGTTGTTTTCAAAACTCTGCTTTTCTTTCGAGTTCCGTCGTTGTGATCGATTGCCTGAGTCTTTGGGTCAACAATCTACTCTACCAAGCGGAAAAAGAAAAAAGAATGATAAGTGAATTGGAAATCGAAAACCGATGCAAACAACTCCTTCTTTCCATCCGAACTTCGTCCGTCGGTAAAGTGATTTTCGTCACGAACGAGGTCGGCCTCGGTTTGGTGCCGGAAACAAAACTGGGAAGAATCTATAGAGATTTATTAGGAATTTGTAATCAAACGATAGCCTCCGACTCGGAAACCGTATTCTTCTTAGTAAGCGGCATCCCACTCTTGATCCGAGAAAAATCGACTAACAAAGGAATTTGCTAA
- a CDS encoding haloalkane dehalogenase: MEILRTPDSAFDNLPGYKFQPNYIQIQNLRMHYVDEGKKDASETVLLLHGEPSWSFLYRKMIPPLAAAGYRVIAPDLIGFGKSDKPNDPEFFSYQSHMDWLKEFLIGLDLKNVTLFCQDWGGLLGLRLAAENQERFSRIVAGNTFLPTGDIPPKEDFLKWRHFSQNVKRLSIGTIVKNGCVSELSKEIVAAYDAPYPEESFKAAARKFPALVPITPDDPASEPNRKAWEILKTWKKPFLVAFSDSDPITKGGDIFFRRIVPGTKGQKHVTIANAGHFLQEDKGEELAEVIKGFITNNP; this comes from the coding sequence ATGGAAATTTTAAGAACACCGGATTCCGCCTTTGACAACCTTCCAGGTTACAAGTTTCAACCGAACTATATTCAAATTCAAAATCTGAGAATGCACTACGTCGACGAAGGAAAAAAGGACGCTAGCGAAACCGTGCTTTTACTCCACGGAGAACCGTCTTGGTCTTTTCTCTATCGCAAGATGATTCCACCTTTGGCGGCCGCAGGCTATCGAGTGATCGCACCCGATCTCATCGGTTTTGGAAAATCCGATAAACCGAACGATCCTGAATTCTTTTCCTATCAAAGCCACATGGATTGGTTAAAAGAATTTCTCATTGGACTCGATCTCAAAAACGTAACCCTCTTCTGTCAGGATTGGGGAGGACTTTTGGGACTTCGTTTGGCGGCGGAGAATCAGGAACGTTTTTCAAGAATCGTTGCCGGAAATACTTTTTTACCGACCGGAGACATTCCACCCAAAGAAGACTTTTTAAAGTGGAGACATTTTTCTCAAAACGTAAAACGACTTTCGATCGGAACGATCGTAAAAAACGGATGTGTTTCCGAACTCTCAAAAGAAATCGTCGCGGCGTATGACGCGCCCTATCCGGAAGAATCATTCAAAGCGGCGGCCCGCAAATTTCCTGCCTTGGTTCCGATCACACCGGACGACCCGGCTTCTGAACCGAATCGTAAAGCCTGGGAAATTTTGAAAACCTGGAAAAAACCGTTTCTTGTCGCGTTTAGCGACAGTGATCCGATCACAAAGGGCGGAGATATTTTCTTTCGAAGAATCGTACCGGGAACCAAAGGTCAAAAACACGTCACCATTGCAAATGCTGGACATTTTCTACAAGAGGACAAGGGAGAAGAATTGGCCGAAGTGATCAAAGGATTTATTACGAACAATCCTTGA
- a CDS encoding FecR family protein codes for MIRNVLLLTSFFLFFPQILFADEEVAIALFVSGKVQYTLSGKTEALKKNVVLTKTAKVETGDGKADLQLGSSAVIRLAPFTKIEISELYSDGTKNKTKVNLVSGKLFANVQKSNKKEDLEVSSVSYTAGVRGTQFVISEDKENAPKNDDSSIPDGVFVNEGAVAVNSSSGSELDLKAGEQASWNGKELLIEPLKEFMKEKMKIIQTFKTIKAENYQMLKDQKLKNKELLENFPKS; via the coding sequence ATGATTCGAAATGTTTTATTACTAACTTCTTTCTTTTTATTTTTTCCGCAGATTCTTTTCGCGGATGAAGAAGTTGCAATTGCACTCTTCGTTTCCGGAAAGGTTCAATATACTTTAAGTGGAAAAACCGAAGCCCTCAAAAAGAATGTCGTATTAACAAAAACCGCGAAGGTAGAAACCGGAGACGGGAAAGCGGATCTTCAACTAGGATCGAGCGCCGTGATTCGTCTCGCACCTTTTACCAAAATTGAAATTTCGGAACTCTACTCGGATGGAACCAAAAACAAAACCAAGGTCAATTTGGTTTCCGGTAAACTTTTCGCCAACGTTCAAAAATCGAATAAAAAAGAAGACTTAGAAGTAAGTTCCGTTTCTTATACTGCGGGCGTTCGCGGGACTCAGTTTGTAATCAGCGAGGATAAGGAGAATGCTCCGAAAAATGACGATTCTTCCATACCTGACGGCGTTTTTGTAAATGAAGGAGCGGTTGCAGTGAATTCTTCTTCCGGAAGCGAATTGGATTTGAAAGCCGGAGAACAGGCTTCTTGGAACGGCAAAGAATTGCTGATCGAACCTCTGAAAGAATTTATGAAAGAGAAGATGAAAATCATTCAGACCTTCAAAACGATCAAGGCAGAGAATTATCAGATGCTCAAAGATCAAAAACTAAAAAACAAAGAACTTTTAGAGAACTTTCCAAAATCATAA
- a CDS encoding TonB-dependent receptor — protein sequence MEKDVSRRIQRILILLFCLGVPAQRGAQEPVNKSEENKNSGIIVNGKSDYGIGIAGSASEGTIRSEQIRSRPISRAGEIAEFIPGMIVTQHSGSGKANQYYLRGFNLDHGTDFAASVNGIPVNNPSHGHGQGYSDISFVIPELIEEIKFKKGVYYAEEGNFSSAGAMNVSYFRSLKKGIASVEGGTFGYGRTIIAKSHQIGPGVLLYAIEASHSDGPWTVKENYKKANGILSYSVGDERSGFRLLGMGYRGNWHTTHQIPKRAIERGKSWLLPENDGIGRFDAIDPTDGGLTNRGSLSWEAHHRDKNTDAKLLIYGLYSDLSLFSNTTYFLNDHERGDQVDQTDRRTVSGFKGSYKILSQWKEIKFENQVGIQIRRDFIQNSLYHTEARAQLDNLKKDLIIETNLSVYYESRIQWMSKIRTVLGARADQFQFHVDDKNPELSDRKRASVGSPKAGIVFGPWSKTEVYLNGGHGFHTNDARGLTDKAHPFIPIVMSRGGEAGIRSILLDFWKTTVSVWRLDLDSELIFVGDAATTEPSRSSSRRGVECSNSIDILKNLTFDADVSISRSRFRSSEDEAGNFIPGSIENVYTGGITLKETNQFFGSVRGRYFGPRSLIEDNSFRSPPTTLFNLQAGKRFDENWSLVFEMFNIQNAKVSDIDYYYASRLKHEAEGPNEGGYNDVHTRPSAPRSIRLSLRGTF from the coding sequence ATGGAGAAGGACGTATCACGGAGAATCCAAAGGATTCTTATTTTATTATTTTGTTTAGGAGTTCCGGCTCAAAGAGGAGCGCAAGAGCCGGTAAACAAATCGGAAGAAAACAAAAATTCCGGAATCATTGTCAATGGTAAGTCCGACTATGGGATCGGGATCGCAGGATCCGCGAGCGAAGGTACGATTCGTTCCGAACAAATTCGATCTCGACCGATCTCAAGAGCGGGAGAAATCGCCGAGTTCATTCCGGGAATGATCGTAACTCAACATAGCGGGTCCGGAAAAGCAAATCAATACTATCTCAGAGGTTTCAATCTCGATCATGGAACTGACTTCGCAGCGAGTGTAAACGGAATACCCGTCAACAATCCTTCTCACGGACACGGACAGGGTTATTCCGATATCAGCTTTGTCATACCGGAACTCATCGAAGAGATCAAATTCAAAAAGGGAGTTTACTACGCAGAAGAAGGAAACTTTTCTTCCGCAGGTGCGATGAACGTGTCTTACTTTCGATCCTTAAAAAAAGGAATCGCAAGCGTAGAAGGAGGCACCTTTGGATATGGAAGAACTATCATCGCAAAGTCCCATCAGATCGGACCGGGGGTTCTTCTCTATGCGATCGAAGCTTCTCATTCCGACGGACCCTGGACCGTAAAAGAAAATTATAAAAAAGCGAACGGAATCTTAAGCTACAGCGTAGGCGACGAACGAAGCGGCTTTCGTCTTTTAGGAATGGGATATCGAGGGAACTGGCACACGACTCATCAGATTCCTAAGAGGGCGATCGAAAGAGGCAAGTCCTGGCTTTTGCCGGAAAACGACGGCATCGGACGTTTTGACGCAATCGATCCGACCGACGGAGGGCTTACAAATCGGGGAAGTCTTTCCTGGGAAGCTCATCATCGGGACAAGAATACGGATGCAAAATTACTAATATACGGCTTATACAGCGATCTTTCTCTTTTTTCCAATACGACTTATTTCTTAAACGACCACGAAAGAGGAGATCAAGTCGACCAGACGGACCGAAGAACCGTTTCCGGTTTCAAAGGAAGTTATAAAATTCTTTCTCAATGGAAGGAAATAAAATTTGAGAACCAAGTGGGAATTCAAATCCGAAGAGACTTTATACAAAATTCTTTATATCATACGGAAGCGAGGGCTCAACTAGACAATTTAAAAAAAGATTTGATCATCGAAACCAACCTTTCAGTATATTACGAAAGTAGAATTCAATGGATGTCTAAAATACGAACCGTCTTGGGAGCCAGAGCCGATCAGTTTCAATTTCACGTAGACGATAAGAATCCGGAACTCAGCGATCGCAAACGTGCCTCCGTGGGAAGTCCGAAAGCGGGAATCGTATTCGGACCATGGTCCAAGACGGAAGTTTATCTCAACGGGGGACACGGTTTTCACACAAACGACGCGAGAGGATTGACCGACAAAGCACATCCGTTTATTCCGATCGTAATGTCGAGAGGAGGGGAAGCCGGAATTCGAAGTATTCTTTTGGATTTTTGGAAAACCACCGTAAGCGTTTGGCGATTGGACTTGGATTCGGAGTTGATCTTTGTAGGCGACGCTGCGACGACCGAACCGAGCAGATCGAGTTCAAGAAGAGGAGTAGAATGCTCGAACTCGATCGACATTCTAAAAAACCTAACCTTCGACGCGGACGTTTCCATTTCCCGTTCCAGATTTCGAAGCAGCGAGGACGAAGCCGGAAACTTTATTCCCGGTTCGATCGAAAACGTTTATACCGGAGGAATCACTCTCAAAGAGACAAATCAATTTTTCGGATCGGTCCGCGGAAGATACTTCGGTCCGCGTTCTTTGATCGAAGATAACAGCTTCCGCTCCCCTCCGACTACGTTATTCAATCTTCAGGCGGGGAAAAGGTTCGACGAAAATTGGAGCCTCGTATTCGAGATGTTTAATATACAAAACGCAAAGGTAAGCGATATCGACTACTACTACGCGTCGCGTCTAAAACACGAAGCGGAAGGTCCGAACGAAGGAGGATACAACGACGTTCATACAAGACCGTCGGCGCCCCGTTCCATCCGACTTTCGCTTCGAGGAACATTTTAG
- a CDS encoding glutathione S-transferase family protein, with protein MTTEKEIILHHYPASPYSERVRLFLGYKKATWLSTVTPVTLPKPDQTILTGGYRRAPVLQLGSDIYCDSRLIIEELNRILPQPPISIENPDAASANLLAELVDADIFLKVAKFVMGSYAQKLPQELVDDRAAMQPQEKLTRENMEKLVPYLQLSLSKMLPEFAKVLDKKQFFGGEIPARGDFAIYQIFWFLNTIRKFKPIVPGHENLHEWFARMKTFGAGESTLLTAEDALKTAAATSPRPIVSASVSPGPYDFKSGQDVIVHPEHYDHERIFGKLLHLDDETIILGNESPKTGLVHVHFPRLRYIVFPKIS; from the coding sequence ATGACCACAGAAAAAGAAATCATTCTTCATCACTATCCGGCGTCTCCTTATTCGGAACGGGTAAGACTTTTTTTAGGATATAAGAAAGCGACTTGGTTGTCCACAGTGACTCCGGTGACCTTGCCGAAACCCGATCAGACCATTCTCACGGGAGGATATAGAAGGGCCCCCGTATTACAACTCGGATCCGATATCTACTGCGATTCCCGTTTGATCATCGAAGAGCTCAACCGAATTCTTCCGCAACCTCCGATCTCGATCGAAAACCCGGATGCGGCCTCCGCCAATCTTTTAGCGGAATTGGTCGACGCCGACATCTTCTTAAAAGTCGCCAAGTTCGTGATGGGTTCTTACGCTCAAAAACTTCCGCAGGAACTCGTGGACGATCGGGCTGCGATGCAACCCCAGGAAAAATTGACAAGGGAGAATATGGAGAAATTGGTTCCGTATCTCCAACTCAGTCTTTCCAAAATGCTTCCTGAGTTTGCAAAGGTCTTAGACAAGAAACAGTTTTTCGGGGGCGAGATTCCGGCGCGAGGCGACTTTGCGATCTACCAAATTTTTTGGTTCTTGAATACGATTCGAAAATTCAAACCGATCGTTCCCGGGCACGAAAATTTACACGAATGGTTTGCAAGAATGAAAACCTTCGGCGCTGGAGAATCCACTTTGTTAACCGCCGAAGACGCCCTAAAAACGGCAGCCGCGACTTCTCCCAGACCGATTGTTTCGGCGAGCGTCTCGCCCGGACCTTACGACTTCAAATCCGGTCAAGACGTGATCGTTCATCCTGAACATTACGATCACGAGAGAATTTTCGGAAAGTTGCTCCATCTGGATGACGAAACGATTATCCTTGGAAACGAGTCTCCAAAAACCGGCTTGGTTCACGTTCACTTTCCAAGACTTCGATATATCGTTTTTCCGAAGATTTCCTGA
- a CDS encoding HAMP domain-containing protein, protein MTQDDPGKKRIFSNYLIDRDFQLKFLLNYSLLILFGLLLTVGFLYWLNFTKFDKGVVFRLRNDPVKVYQKGFEEQNGVEKEKFVEREIFLPDYDHRLDMFTIQVNGILLLSGLFLGLTAIFTVIYSHKMAGPVYNIKNHLKRLADGETVKKIKIRKGDEFQELADLLNQVIEKRINNSKS, encoded by the coding sequence ATGACACAAGACGACCCCGGTAAAAAAAGGATTTTTAGCAATTACCTCATAGACCGGGATTTCCAACTCAAGTTCTTACTAAATTATTCCTTACTCATTCTATTCGGACTTCTTTTAACGGTCGGTTTTCTTTATTGGTTGAATTTTACAAAGTTTGACAAAGGTGTCGTTTTCCGTTTGAGAAACGATCCGGTCAAAGTGTATCAAAAAGGTTTTGAAGAACAAAACGGAGTAGAAAAGGAAAAGTTCGTTGAGAGAGAAATCTTTCTTCCTGACTACGATCACAGACTGGATATGTTTACGATCCAGGTAAATGGAATTCTTCTTTTGTCCGGTTTGTTCTTAGGATTGACCGCGATTTTTACCGTGATCTATTCTCATAAGATGGCCGGCCCCGTTTACAATATCAAAAATCATCTCAAAAGATTGGCCGACGGGGAAACCGTTAAGAAGATCAAGATTCGGAAAGGGGATGAGTTCCAGGAACTTGCGGATCTTCTGAATCAGGTCATCGAAAAAAGAATCAACAACTCTAAGAGTTAG
- a CDS encoding cobyric acid synthase — translation MRHSKHGGNLRELGEKVGCLPEEILDFSANINPMGFPEWLRPTILSKISEIVSYPDPNYASLKNKIHSVYGIYPEQIALGNGASELIRQIPFVAEFDFAVIQIPSYGEYSEAVGIAGLPVHEILLNEEEFFRLDTNSIRTILNKNPQKKGLVFLGHPNNPTGVSLIPEEIVSLTAEFPNSIFVIDESFIDFCKEGTSFRNQRPKNVILIWSLTKILAIPGLRMGVCFASSEIIAPLSRRLPMWNVNTIAASVFEKAIDDKEYFQNARDNVTVWREDFSLWLSNLGFLQVFPSDANFLLLKIINDKNADFLSEFLLTKHKIAVRNCGNFRGLSDRFIRVAVRTREENKRLIEALEELNLKKKRIPKIVRKTPALMFQGTASNVGKSILTSALCRILVQDGFKVAPFKSQNMALNSFVTPEGGEIGRAQALQAQAAKILPDIRMNPILLKPSSEKDSQVVINGKPIAAMDFRDYSKYKTTAFAEVKKAYDSLSSEYDVILIEGAGSASEVNLKKNDIVNMRMAQYAAANVLLVGNIDHGGLFGSILGTMETLAEWERKLVSGFIINRFRGIKELLKTGTTYLEEYAGKPVLGIVSHLQNIDLPEEDSLEFKSGALDDHSPLGDRIDIALIDTPRISNHTDIDALRLEPDVRVRIVRSLTDLGDPDVILLPGSKNVITDLEHLHNVGLAKKIQELAKQEKTEIVGICGGYQILGKTISDPHQIETDRGSAEGLGLLQIVTVLEKYKSLRQITAIHLPTGTKVSGYEIHHGKSTVLEQTPGLFSKETTDSLGHSHKNERIWGTYIHGIFDEDEFRRKFIDKIRIRKGKNALVEIQTNYNLEKSLDKLADHVRNSLDLQRIYKILGIA, via the coding sequence ATGCGACATTCGAAACACGGGGGCAATCTAAGGGAACTCGGAGAAAAAGTCGGATGTTTACCGGAGGAAATTTTGGATTTTTCGGCAAACATCAATCCTATGGGCTTCCCGGAATGGTTACGACCTACGATACTTTCTAAGATTAGCGAGATCGTATCCTATCCGGATCCGAACTACGCTTCTCTCAAAAATAAGATACATTCCGTTTATGGAATCTATCCGGAGCAAATCGCTCTCGGAAACGGAGCTTCCGAATTGATTCGTCAAATTCCATTTGTCGCAGAATTCGACTTCGCGGTTATACAGATCCCGTCCTACGGAGAATACAGTGAGGCCGTTGGAATCGCCGGACTTCCAGTCCATGAGATTTTATTAAACGAAGAAGAGTTCTTTCGTCTCGATACAAATTCTATTCGAACAATTTTAAACAAGAATCCGCAAAAAAAAGGCCTAGTTTTCTTAGGGCACCCCAACAATCCGACCGGTGTAAGTTTGATTCCGGAAGAAATTGTATCCTTAACGGCGGAATTTCCAAATTCGATCTTTGTAATCGACGAATCGTTTATAGACTTCTGTAAAGAAGGAACCTCTTTTCGCAATCAGCGCCCAAAGAACGTGATCCTCATTTGGTCTTTGACAAAGATTCTGGCGATCCCCGGACTTCGGATGGGGGTTTGTTTTGCTTCTTCGGAAATCATCGCTCCACTTTCTCGAAGATTACCGATGTGGAATGTAAATACAATAGCGGCATCCGTATTTGAAAAAGCGATCGATGACAAAGAATATTTTCAAAATGCCAGAGACAACGTGACAGTTTGGAGAGAAGATTTCTCATTATGGCTTTCTAATTTAGGATTTCTTCAAGTCTTTCCGAGCGACGCAAACTTTCTGCTTCTAAAAATAATAAACGATAAAAATGCCGATTTTCTTTCCGAATTCTTACTAACAAAACACAAAATTGCGGTTCGAAACTGCGGGAACTTCAGAGGTCTTTCCGATCGATTCATTCGAGTCGCGGTCCGCACAAGGGAAGAAAACAAAAGGCTTATAGAAGCTTTAGAAGAGCTGAATCTTAAAAAGAAAAGAATTCCGAAAATCGTTCGTAAAACGCCGGCGCTGATGTTTCAAGGAACGGCGTCTAACGTAGGGAAGAGTATTCTCACGAGCGCCCTTTGTAGAATTTTAGTTCAAGACGGATTCAAGGTTGCTCCCTTTAAATCTCAAAATATGGCCCTAAATTCTTTCGTAACTCCCGAAGGTGGAGAAATCGGGCGGGCGCAGGCTCTGCAAGCTCAGGCCGCAAAAATTCTTCCCGACATACGGATGAATCCGATTCTACTCAAACCGTCGAGCGAAAAAGATTCGCAAGTCGTCATCAATGGAAAGCCGATCGCAGCGATGGACTTTCGAGACTATTCCAAATACAAAACGACCGCGTTTGCGGAAGTAAAAAAAGCCTACGATTCTCTTTCTTCGGAATATGATGTAATCCTAATAGAGGGCGCAGGAAGCGCTTCGGAAGTAAATTTAAAAAAGAACGATATCGTAAATATGAGAATGGCCCAGTATGCGGCTGCCAACGTGCTCTTAGTCGGAAACATCGATCACGGAGGTTTGTTCGGTTCCATTTTAGGAACGATGGAAACTCTCGCCGAATGGGAAAGAAAGCTTGTTTCCGGATTTATAATCAATCGTTTTCGAGGAATCAAGGAACTCCTAAAAACGGGAACTACCTATCTGGAAGAATACGCCGGAAAACCGGTACTCGGAATCGTATCTCATCTTCAAAACATAGACCTCCCGGAAGAAGATTCCCTCGAATTCAAATCGGGCGCGTTAGACGATCATTCCCCGCTTGGAGATAGGATAGACATCGCATTGATCGACACTCCCCGCATCTCCAATCATACGGACATCGACGCACTCCGACTGGAGCCGGATGTTCGTGTCAGAATCGTACGATCCTTGACCGACTTAGGAGATCCCGACGTAATCCTTCTTCCGGGAAGCAAGAACGTGATCACGGATTTGGAACATCTTCACAATGTCGGATTAGCAAAAAAAATTCAAGAGTTAGCCAAACAAGAAAAAACTGAAATCGTCGGGATCTGCGGAGGTTATCAGATATTGGGGAAAACGATCTCGGATCCTCATCAAATCGAGACGGATCGAGGCAGCGCGGAGGGACTCGGGCTTTTGCAGATCGTAACCGTATTAGAAAAATATAAATCTCTAAGACAAATTACCGCGATTCATCTTCCTACCGGAACGAAGGTCAGCGGTTATGAAATCCACCACGGAAAATCGACGGTTTTGGAACAAACTCCCGGACTATTTTCGAAAGAGACGACCGACTCCCTTGGTCACAGCCATAAAAACGAAAGAATCTGGGGAACTTACATTCACGGTATCTTTGACGAAGATGAATTTCGTAGAAAATTTATAGATAAGATTCGAATACGCAAAGGAAAAAACGCGTTAGTCGAAATTCAAACCAATTACAACTTAGAAAAGTCCTTGGACAAACTTGCGGATCACGTTCGTAATTCTTTAGACTTGCAAAGAATCTACAAAATCCTTGGAATCGCTTAA
- the cbiB gene encoding adenosylcobinamide-phosphate synthase CbiB: MPWIVSISLLVDWILGDPRNFPHPVRAIGKLARFLEERIRSNVRSEIFSGILTSIAVYTISFFLPYFLIRSAEALHWIAGTILSVFIIYTTIALRDLLDHTEEVYKALLKQDLVKARERVSRIVARDTEDLEEPEIIRACIESTAESLVDGVTSPLFFAVFGGAPWAMFYRSINTLDSLFGYKNDKYRDFGWFPARVDDIANYIPARITSHLIVVSSFLLGQDAKTAFKILYRDGRKHPSPNSGLAEATVAGALKIQLGGTNYYHGIKNVKPILGDVKEELKINHIVDANRLIVLSSLLTMLTYFAIYYFLNLLSDPI; the protein is encoded by the coding sequence ATGCCTTGGATCGTAAGCATTTCACTTTTAGTCGACTGGATCCTCGGAGATCCGAGAAATTTTCCCCACCCGGTGCGCGCCATTGGAAAGTTAGCGAGATTTTTGGAAGAAAGAATTCGATCCAATGTTCGATCGGAAATATTTTCCGGGATACTTACCTCCATTGCAGTTTATACGATTTCATTTTTCTTGCCTTATTTTTTGATTCGGAGCGCGGAAGCACTCCATTGGATAGCGGGAACAATTCTTTCAGTTTTTATCATCTACACTACGATCGCGTTACGGGATCTATTGGACCATACTGAAGAAGTTTATAAAGCCCTTCTCAAACAAGATCTTGTCAAAGCAAGGGAAAGGGTATCGAGAATCGTAGCCAGAGACACGGAAGACTTGGAGGAACCGGAGATCATCCGAGCTTGTATCGAAAGCACCGCCGAAAGTCTCGTTGATGGAGTGACTTCTCCCTTATTCTTCGCGGTTTTCGGAGGAGCTCCTTGGGCGATGTTTTACCGATCGATCAACACGTTAGACTCTCTTTTCGGTTATAAGAATGATAAATACAGAGACTTTGGCTGGTTTCCTGCGAGAGTCGACGACATAGCCAATTACATTCCCGCGAGGATTACTTCTCACTTGATCGTCGTTTCCTCTTTCCTTTTAGGGCAAGACGCTAAAACCGCATTCAAGATTCTTTATAGAGATGGCCGTAAACACCCGAGTCCCAATTCCGGCCTTGCGGAAGCGACCGTAGCGGGGGCGTTAAAGATCCAACTCGGAGGAACCAATTACTACCATGGGATCAAAAACGTTAAGCCGATATTAGGCGATGTTAAAGAAGAGTTGAAGATAAATCATATCGTAGACGCCAATCGACTTATCGTCTTGAGTTCTCTGCTTACAATGCTAACCTATTTCGCAATCTACTACTTTTTGAATCTATTATCAGATCCTATTTAA
- a CDS encoding SDR family oxidoreductase, with the protein MKQAVITGGTEGIGKATVAGLASKGWAITMVVRNPDKARNVIEEIQSKTGNKNIDFVLCDLSSLSQVAKVGKELAKKLPKIDALINNAGLISPVRKTSIDGYESNFAVNHLAHVLLTNTLLDNLISADQGRIIAVSSRLYKSANPNVDDFQKEKSYSWMTAYSDSKLFNIFFVQDLAEKLKGTKVTANALHPGVVSTELAREVKGPIGFIYSGIQKLFFLSPEKGAETSIYLADSPEVAQVSGQYFDSKKQQKLTGPALNFSLKSKLLEETSRILSKSY; encoded by the coding sequence ATGAAACAAGCTGTAATCACAGGCGGAACTGAAGGAATCGGAAAGGCGACGGTTGCCGGACTTGCGAGCAAAGGTTGGGCGATCACGATGGTAGTAAGAAATCCGGACAAGGCAAGAAATGTAATCGAAGAGATTCAATCCAAAACTGGAAACAAGAACATCGACTTTGTTCTCTGCGATCTTTCTTCTCTTTCACAGGTCGCAAAGGTTGGTAAAGAATTGGCGAAAAAACTTCCGAAGATCGACGCATTGATCAACAACGCCGGTTTGATTTCTCCGGTCAGAAAAACTTCCATCGACGGTTACGAATCGAACTTTGCGGTCAATCACCTCGCCCACGTTTTACTTACAAACACTCTTCTTGATAACCTGATTTCTGCGGATCAGGGAAGAATCATTGCGGTCAGTTCTAGACTTTATAAAAGCGCAAATCCGAACGTTGACGATTTTCAAAAAGAAAAATCCTATTCTTGGATGACGGCTTATTCGGATTCTAAGTTGTTCAATATTTTTTTTGTTCAGGATCTTGCTGAAAAATTGAAAGGAACCAAAGTGACGGCTAACGCGCTTCATCCTGGCGTTGTTAGCACTGAACTCGCGAGAGAAGTCAAGGGACCGATCGGTTTTATCTACTCCGGGATTCAAAAGTTATTTTTTCTTTCTCCCGAAAAAGGCGCCGAGACTTCGATCTATCTCGCGGATTCTCCGGAGGTTGCGCAGGTCAGCGGTCAATACTTTGACAGCAAAAAACAACAGAAGCTCACCGGTCCCGCTTTGAACTTTTCCCTAAAATCGAAATTGCTTGAAGAGACGAGCCGGATTCTTTCTAAATCGTATTAG
- a CDS encoding histidine phosphatase family protein — protein sequence MMKNQKLIIFRHGETSWNAEGRLQGHLEIPLNAKGKKQAEELALQLKEKNIKRILSSDLERAKETGIIVSTTLNVPIEFEIGLREIHLGEAQGILISEVNQKYGDQFWERWQSQNPMYDHLFFPGGESKKDVDRRIQSALVQKIDFFREKTAALCTHGYVMTRIARMYRADLIKNDILHIQNGEYIEIELERIINFDSNSKI from the coding sequence ATGATGAAAAATCAAAAACTCATTATTTTCAGACACGGGGAAACTTCATGGAATGCGGAAGGGCGACTACAGGGGCATCTCGAAATCCCGTTGAACGCTAAAGGCAAAAAACAGGCGGAGGAACTAGCTCTTCAACTAAAAGAGAAGAATATAAAAAGAATTCTTAGCAGTGATTTGGAAAGAGCCAAGGAAACCGGAATCATCGTGTCAACGACATTAAATGTGCCGATCGAGTTCGAAATCGGTTTGAGAGAAATTCATTTGGGAGAAGCGCAAGGAATTTTGATAAGCGAAGTGAATCAGAAATACGGAGATCAATTCTGGGAACGATGGCAATCTCAAAATCCAATGTATGATCACCTATTTTTTCCCGGAGGAGAAAGTAAGAAAGACGTGGACAGAAGAATCCAGTCCGCACTCGTTCAAAAAATCGATTTCTTCCGGGAAAAAACCGCCGCATTGTGTACGCATGGCTACGTTATGACACGAATTGCCAGAATGTATCGAGCCGATTTAATTAAAAATGATATTTTGCATATTCAAAATGGAGAATATATTGAAATCGAGCTCGAAAGGATCATCAACTTCGATTCAAATTCGAAAATATAA